The following proteins come from a genomic window of Azospirillum humicireducens:
- a CDS encoding gamma carbonic anhydrase family protein, translated as MTGLVRAFNGILPTIDPTAFIAETAAVIGDVVIGANSSIWYGCTVRGDINEIRIGARTNIQDGTVIHVAAEGQGTYIGDDITVGHMAMLHACTLEDGCFIGMKACILDGAHVESRAMVAAGALVTPGKRVTSGFLWAGSPARPVRELTERDLAVFPVIGHRYTDLAETYRKSCYGSGA; from the coding sequence ATGACCGGCCTTGTCCGCGCCTTCAACGGCATTCTGCCCACCATCGACCCGACCGCGTTCATCGCGGAAACGGCGGCGGTGATCGGTGATGTCGTGATCGGGGCGAACAGCAGCATCTGGTACGGCTGCACCGTGCGTGGAGACATCAACGAGATCCGAATCGGCGCTCGCACCAACATTCAGGACGGCACCGTGATCCACGTGGCCGCTGAAGGGCAGGGCACCTACATCGGTGACGACATCACCGTCGGCCATATGGCGATGCTGCACGCCTGCACGCTGGAAGACGGCTGCTTCATCGGCATGAAGGCCTGCATCCTGGATGGGGCCCATGTCGAGTCGCGGGCGATGGTCGCCGCCGGTGCTCTGGTGACCCCTGGAAAACGGGTGACGTCCGGATTCTTGTGGGCCGGCAGCCCTGCTAGACCGGTTCGCGAGCTGACGGAACGCGATCTCGCGGTTTTTCCGGTTATCGGCCACCGCTACACGGATTTGGCGGAAACCTACCGGAAAAGCTGCTATGGAAGTGGAGCATAG